Part of the Bacillota bacterium genome, CTTTTTTTATATTGCAGTATGTTGACATTATAGCAGCATTGTATTAAAGTTACATTGATAAACTTGCACAAAAGGGAGGTTAATTCGATGAAGAAGCGTGTGGTTGTAACAGGAATGGGAATTGTGCATTCTTTAGGACTAAATATACATGATTTTTGGAAATCAATTAAAGAAGGAAAATGTGGTATAGATATTGTTACAAAATTTGATGTTTCAAACTTTTCAACAAAGGTTGCAGCGGAAATTAAGAATTTTGATCCAAATAATTTTATTGATAGAAAAGAATCTAAAAGAATGGATAGATATACCCAGTTTGCCATGGTAGCAACAAAAATGGCTATGGAGGAAGCTCAGTTGGTTACAGCTCAAATAAATAAAGAACGTATGGGAGTTATTATCGGTTCCGGCATTGGTGGAATAGAAACCCTGGAAGAACAGCACAAGACTCTTATTGAAAGAGGGCCTGGAAGAATAAGTCCTTTTTTCATACCGATGATGATTGCCAATATGGCATCGGGGCGTATTGCAATACAGTTTGGAGCCAAAGGCTTTAATGAGTGTGTAGTTACAGCTTGCGCTACAGGGACTAATTCCATAGGAGATGCTTTTAAAGTAATACAACGGGGAGATGCGGATATTATGATAACAGGAGGAACTGAAGCACCAATTACTCCTCTTTCTTTTGCAGGTTTTTGCTCAATGAAAGCCATGTCTTCCAATAGCGATCCTAGAATAGCGTCAAGGCCTTTTGATCTTGAAAGGGATGGCTTTGTTATGGGCGAAGGAGCAGGTATTCTTGTACTCGAGGAGTTTGAGCACGCAGTTAAAAGGGGTGCAAACATACTTGGCGAAATAGTAGGATATGGGTGTAACTGCGATGCATATGACATTGTGCAACCTGCGCCTGAAGGTGAAGGCGCTGCAAGATGCATGAAACTGGCAATTCAAGATGCAGGGATTAGCGTTGAAGATATTGGGTATATTAACGCCCACGGTACATCTACCTATTACAATGATAAATATGAAACAATGGCTATAAAATCCGTTTTTGGAGAACATGCAAAAAAACTTGCCGTAAGCTCAACCAAATCAATGACAGGACACCTTTTGGGTGCCGCTGGAGCAATAGAAGCAATAATAACAATTCTTGCATTGAAGGAGGGTTTTTTGCCTCCAACAATTAATTACAAAACTCCTGATCCGGAATGTGACCTTGATTATGTACCTAATGAAGGAAGAACCTCAAATATTGAGTATGCTTTGTCTAATTCGTTAGGCTTTGGTGGACATAATGCCACTCTTGTATTCAAGAAATATAGAGGTGCATAGCAAACAAATAATATAAAACAGGTATAATGCAAAAATAGGTGACATTACTTTCAGCGTGGATAATTCGGAGGGAGCATGAAGAATACAATTGAAAAACTGATTAATAATTTGTCGGATTTTGAAGAGATAATAAAATATTCGTTTAAAAACAAAGAGAATTTAATACTTGCGTTGACACACAGTTCATTTGCTAATGAGAACAAGCAATTGAAGTTAATGAGTAATGAACGCCTGGAATTTTTGGGAGATGCAGTCCTTAATATTATTATCAGTGAAAGGATTTATTTAAAACACAAGGAACTAAATGAGGGGGAAATGACGAAAACACGCTCTATAATTGTTTGTGAAGCGTCTCTTGTAAAATGTGCAAATAAGATTAATATATCAAAATATTTGCTCCTGGGAAAAGGAGAAGAGTTAACAGGAGGAAGGTCCAGGCCTTCCATCCTTTCAGATGCTTTCGAAGCTTTAATCGGGGCAATTTATGTAGATGGGGGCATAAAAAGCACAAGGAAATTTATTAATAACACTATGAAACAGGTAATTGAAGATGCTATAAAAGGGGAAGACTATCTGGATTATAAAACACAATTCCAGGAAATTATACAGAGTAGCGGAGAAAAAAGAATTTCATATGAAGTGCTGGACGAAAAAGGTCCGGACCACGACAAGACATTTATCACACAAGTAAAAATTGAAGACAAAGTTATGGGTATGGGAAAAGGAAAAAGTAAAAAAGAAGCGGAACAAAATGCGGCAAAAGATGCATTAACAAGGTTGGGATTAGGTGGTTGAGAGTTATTGCTTAAGGTAATTAACGTGGGGATGAGGTGTTATGGTTGTACCTTAAAAGACTTGACATACAGGGTTTTAAATCTTTTCCGGAACGGACTACACTGTTATTTGACAAGGGTATAACTTCTATTGTAGGGCCAAATGGTTGCGGTAAAAGTAATATAGCAGATTCAATAAGGTGGGTCCTTGGGGAACAAAGCATGAAAGCTATAAGAGGAAGTAAGCTGGAAGATGTAATATTTACAGGGACAGAGTTTAGAAAACCCCTTGGGTTTGCCGAAGTGTCATTGACACTGGATAATTCTGATAAAATATTGCCTCTGGAATTTTCGGAAATTACGGTAACAAGGAGGATATTCAGGTCGGGAGAGAGCGAATACTTTATAAACAAAGCCCCTTGCCGTCTTAAGGATATAAATAATCTTTTCCTTGATACAGGAGTAGGTCGGGACGGTTATTCAATTATTGGGCAGGGAAGAATAGATGAGATATTAAGTGCCAGGTCTGAAGATAAGCGTCATATATTTGAGGAAGCTTCAGGCATTATGAAATACAGGGTACGAAAAGAGGAAGCGGGAAAAAAGCTTGAATTGACAAAGCAAAATATTCTAAGGATTGAAGATATATTGAATGAATTGGAATTTCAGTTAATACCTTTAAAAGAGCAGGCAGAAACAGCAAAAAAATACTTGTTTTTAAGGGATAAACTAAAAGAACTTGAAATAAATGTTTATATTGACACTATAGCAAAACTTAGAGAAAGGATAAGGAAAAGTGAAGAAGAGTATAACACTGTGTTTGAAAATAAAAACAAGCTTATTGCCGAAGCAGAGCAAGTTAACAAGGAAAATATTGAAAAATCCCGGTTGTTAAAACGACTTGAAGAAAACCTAGATGCTTCCAGGAAAGAATATTATACTCTTGAAGCGAACTACGAGAAAGCCCTTGGTGAAATAAACCTGAACAATGAAAAAATTAATAATCTCAAGGAAAGTATTGCTAAAATTTGCAATGAAACATCCCAACTGGAACAAAAATTAAGTAATATACAAAAAAATACAAAAGATTATGAGAATAACCTGGAAGAATTAAAGCTAAAATATACAGAAGCATTATCTAATCTTGAAATGAAAGAGAAATCCTTGGAAGAAATGGCATGTGCCCTTAATGAATCTGAAAATCAACTGGAAACAATGAAAGCAAAACTCATGGAAAAGCTTGATTTGCTATCAGATAAAAAGTTGCAGGTTGGTAATATAAGAAGCCATATAGAGAATATCGGGATAAGAAAGAAAAGCATTAATTGTGAAGTTGACAGAATAACGCAAGACATAGAAAAAGAGAAGAGTAAAAAAGCTGTTTTAGAGGAAAGAATAAATGACTTAATGGATGAGATAGAGGAAAACAAGCTCTCATTGAATTCGCTTATAGAATTAAAAAGGAAACTGGATAAAGACCTGGTGACTGAAAAAGAAAAAAGGGATTTTATCAAATCAGAAATACAAATAAAGACTTCCAGGTATAAAATGCTAAAGGAAATGGAAGATAAACTGGAAGGGTATAATAAGACTGTCAAAAATTTTCTTCAGTCTTGCAAAAAGATGCCCTCGTTATGGAACGGCATAAGGGGGGCTTTGGGGCAACTTATTTCTGTTGATAAAAAATATGAAACGGCAATAGAGATAGCATTAGGAAGTGCAATTCAGAATATCGTGACTGATACTGAAGAGGACGCAAAAGCAGCTATTGAATTTTTAAAGGAAAACAATTTGGGAAGGGCTACATTTCTCCCTATGACTTCAGTTAAGGGAAAATACATGGAACAGGGTATTATAAATGAGGCTGAAAAAATGCAGGGTTTCCTAGGTATAGGCTCTGATGTTGTAACATGCGATTCGAAATATGAGAGCATTATACTAAGCTTGCTAGGCAAAGTTGCAGTAGTTGAAAATCTTGATACGGGAATTGCTTTAGCAAAGAGGTTTAAGTATGCTTTTAGAATAGTAACATTGGATGGAGATATTCTTGCCACTTCCGGAGCTATATCGGGAGGGAGTAAAGACACATATTCTCATGGACTCCTAAGCAGAGCGAGGGAAATATTGGAATTGAAAGAAGATACGGATAAATTGGAAGTCAATCTGTCAACGGTAGAAAACAATATCAACTTGATACAGAATGATGTGGATAATACTTCAAAAAAAATTCAAAGCATTCAAACTACGCTGAAAGAAAAAGAAATGGACAAGCTACGCTGCGAAAGCCAGCTCTCCCATATAAATGAAAATATAAAAAACCGGAATGCCAAAAGAGAAATGTTGAAAGAAGAATATGCACAAATTTCAAGGCAAGAAGAAGAAATAAACCAGGAACTGAAAAAATATGAAAATGAGCAGCAAAAAATTGAAAATGAGATAATTCAACTTAAAGAGTCTATAGATAAGCATCAGGAAGTCCAGCGCAAAAATTTGTCTGAAAGAGATGTTATATTGGCTGAGATTACTAATTATAAAATCTCGGTAAACTCTTATAAGGAAAGCATTGATAATGTTAAAAAGAATATCCAAAGTTTAATAGAAGAAAAAGGAGAAATTGGGAATAGGATTTCGTGTAAAAACCATGAAAAAGAAAAGGCAGAAAAAGAAATTGAATTAATAAAGGAATCAAACCTGGGATTAGAAAATTCAATAAAGGCCTACAATGAACA contains:
- the fabF gene encoding beta-ketoacyl-ACP synthase II; protein product: MKKRVVVTGMGIVHSLGLNIHDFWKSIKEGKCGIDIVTKFDVSNFSTKVAAEIKNFDPNNFIDRKESKRMDRYTQFAMVATKMAMEEAQLVTAQINKERMGVIIGSGIGGIETLEEQHKTLIERGPGRISPFFIPMMIANMASGRIAIQFGAKGFNECVVTACATGTNSIGDAFKVIQRGDADIMITGGTEAPITPLSFAGFCSMKAMSSNSDPRIASRPFDLERDGFVMGEGAGILVLEEFEHAVKRGANILGEIVGYGCNCDAYDIVQPAPEGEGAARCMKLAIQDAGISVEDIGYINAHGTSTYYNDKYETMAIKSVFGEHAKKLAVSSTKSMTGHLLGAAGAIEAIITILALKEGFLPPTINYKTPDPECDLDYVPNEGRTSNIEYALSNSLGFGGHNATLVFKKYRGA
- a CDS encoding ribonuclease III; the encoded protein is MKNTIEKLINNLSDFEEIIKYSFKNKENLILALTHSSFANENKQLKLMSNERLEFLGDAVLNIIISERIYLKHKELNEGEMTKTRSIIVCEASLVKCANKINISKYLLLGKGEELTGGRSRPSILSDAFEALIGAIYVDGGIKSTRKFINNTMKQVIEDAIKGEDYLDYKTQFQEIIQSSGEKRISYEVLDEKGPDHDKTFITQVKIEDKVMGMGKGKSKKEAEQNAAKDALTRLGLGG
- the smc gene encoding chromosome segregation protein SMC; its protein translation is MYLKRLDIQGFKSFPERTTLLFDKGITSIVGPNGCGKSNIADSIRWVLGEQSMKAIRGSKLEDVIFTGTEFRKPLGFAEVSLTLDNSDKILPLEFSEITVTRRIFRSGESEYFINKAPCRLKDINNLFLDTGVGRDGYSIIGQGRIDEILSARSEDKRHIFEEASGIMKYRVRKEEAGKKLELTKQNILRIEDILNELEFQLIPLKEQAETAKKYLFLRDKLKELEINVYIDTIAKLRERIRKSEEEYNTVFENKNKLIAEAEQVNKENIEKSRLLKRLEENLDASRKEYYTLEANYEKALGEINLNNEKINNLKESIAKICNETSQLEQKLSNIQKNTKDYENNLEELKLKYTEALSNLEMKEKSLEEMACALNESENQLETMKAKLMEKLDLLSDKKLQVGNIRSHIENIGIRKKSINCEVDRITQDIEKEKSKKAVLEERINDLMDEIEENKLSLNSLIELKRKLDKDLVTEKEKRDFIKSEIQIKTSRYKMLKEMEDKLEGYNKTVKNFLQSCKKMPSLWNGIRGALGQLISVDKKYETAIEIALGSAIQNIVTDTEEDAKAAIEFLKENNLGRATFLPMTSVKGKYMEQGIINEAEKMQGFLGIGSDVVTCDSKYESIILSLLGKVAVVENLDTGIALAKRFKYAFRIVTLDGDILATSGAISGGSKDTYSHGLLSRAREILELKEDTDKLEVNLSTVENNINLIQNDVDNTSKKIQSIQTTLKEKEMDKLRCESQLSHINENIKNRNAKREMLKEEYAQISRQEEEINQELKKYENEQQKIENEIIQLKESIDKHQEVQRKNLSERDVILAEITNYKISVNSYKESIDNVKKNIQSLIEEKGEIGNRISCKNHEKEKAEKEIELIKESNLGLENSIKAYNEQKTGKSIEIDRIIEERKAIEEELGKTAQLLEDIRKNVVLLNEELSRLNIKKAKDESELEAVQNRMWDEYELTYTNALEFKKDIGSMAKAQKEINEYKNRIKELGYININAIDEYIKTKERFDFITAQKADMEDSVEKLKRIIHEIDVQMKEQFIENFNLINTNFNMVFKELFGGGTANLRLVDKDNVLESGIEIEAQPPGKRLQNMMLLSGGERAFTAIALLFSILLLKPVSFCVLDEIEASLDEANVSRFALYIKKLSSRTQFIVITHKKSTMEVSDAIYGVTMQEKGISKVVSMKINEKNDSEKVG